The following are encoded together in the Girardinichthys multiradiatus isolate DD_20200921_A chromosome X, DD_fGirMul_XY1, whole genome shotgun sequence genome:
- the LOC124862797 gene encoding LOW QUALITY PROTEIN: zinc finger protein 646-like (The sequence of the model RefSeq protein was modified relative to this genomic sequence to represent the inferred CDS: inserted 2 bases in 2 codons), whose product MAMHDMSRAKGFPCKECDMVCPSTPSLLEHMKAHYHQEESGRFECEQCGRIYKHAASLANHKKSHEVGSFQCPVCTRTLPNAVALKNHLRIHTLSPSSAHAEEENEEAPEEAGHDERNFGLAQDLSDGFGRSHLNNTGMGHSVLPGHETDDHRKKGSPESDDAWDRPFKCDQCDRTYRHHGSLVNHKKCHQQGTFKCSVCFKPFSNLAALNSHERTHSKFKTPGATMVSSGAGSSLHDSERSTGSQSSQSDDSASCFCHLCQIALPNKTDFQEHILLHNTASPSLGLPRSFPGIMPHNLSAVRSPAYTPALGDPLPLPPLPADKRGPYDPIMGPPVNNPIYTCAYCGAGHPDLETLKVHYLTHDPHPPSHSQDGSILNSDTLSSGSQGSVASPSGGRVPQANSPDDEERRFKCEECGKSYRHAGSLVNHKRCHQTGHYQCTICCKQYPHLAALHSHLRSHXGRPANQPINNDNSDWLSPEPLTLDSQQSYVQEGSTTNTPISLPGNLGDSAHFVPDGSHSSGLDSLEFHDRFDGSSLSQSSSTHRQTDRHVCADCGEMYGDXSGIKSHMCPRRGQQQPPPPPQQQQSNMSNGFMGNMSYHSSSGTSMPSGSSGSIKGGSSQRPYSQSGGKRMGSNDKEDDDDGEVYQCSVCGNHYASLRALRSHLRSHANNPIGAGPSNLDQDWRMICSTCGQSFSRKQDLLNHQLIHGPQRPDNQQQGITGSSANGSDKMDGRNHICVDCGMFFADQHHLVTHLCPGKNRAMNKPGLNGGKGMSGGDGVPGGSGDGRRSIVDQSDKPHKCDQCGRGYRHPCSLLNHKKSHKTGVFRCLVCQKRYYNLLALKNHQRTHFDLKRHKCEECGKAFKIQKQLINHLRLHEEHRAKGLVRTGPNGSRFQQPGPSQMQTMRAESSKGPMMGVKYNHQGFKKPYSSAGTSRPQKFDPAESGRRPFACEECGKTYRHAGSLANHKNLHKIGEYHCNVCNSTYPNRLAMKNHLRLHFAQKKHNCQECGKGFRTQRQLATHTTAGLCKGPQGPGAQMDFECDGCCEGFATADELSAHDCPAQHLPSSSSTSSSANISMERSSVDMDSDERPYACDLCSCTYKHASSLLNHKHTHKTGNFRCNFCDKPYTNYMALRNHMRIHTQRKKHICHTCGKAFRLARFLRNHQKVHEEGATPFGCPSCGKSFQGRSGLARHRCGDNQVGMEVRRKAAAPPGEGEECRYTCDQCGRSYRHASSLLNHKNTHTVGIYHCAVCLKTYNNLLALKNHRRIHSETRRHRCHDCGKAFRVSSQLYNHRRVHQKQRELTCRSCQRAFPTQASFRLHLEITHGQVPQPRQPRPQQHRPGGSQELGWGSGLDLTLMQEQGLDPGSLDKARSREGYDEVAKPHVCSQCGRSYRHASSLLNHKNSHKTGTFFCSSCQKEFPNLMSLKNHRRIHTEPKRYQCPDCGKSFRVSTQLICHRRIHTKEKPFSCQQCDKRFSSKSNLRHHMKVHWSSTTPPLPAVAAPNYLGMPGGPFI is encoded by the exons ATGGCAATGCATGATATGAGTCGTGCCAAGGGTTTCCCCTGTAAAGAATGTGATATGGTCTGCCCGAGTACTCCAAGTCTTCTAGAGCATATGAAAGCACATTATCACCAAGAAGAGAGCGGTCGTTTTGAGTGTGAGCAGTGTGGACGAATTTACAAGCACGCAGCCAGCCTAGCCAATCATAAGAAGTCGCACGAAGTGGGTTCGTTCCAGTGTCCAGTCTGCACGCGTACCCTGCCAAACGCGGTAGCTCTGAAAAACCACCTTCGGATCCATACTCTGTCCCCAAGCAGTGCACACGCTGAGGAGGAGAACGAGGAGGCCCCTGAGGAGGCGGGCCACGACGAGAGGAACTTCGGCCTCGCCCAGGACCTCTCGGATGGGTTTGGCCGTTCCCATTTGAACAATACTGGTATGGGACATAGTGTCCTGCCTGGCCACGAGACAGACGACCACAGGAAAAAAGGCTCCCCTGAATCTGACGACGCCTGGGACAGGCCGTTCAAGTGCGACCAGTGCGACCGAACCTATCGGCATCACGGTAGTCTGGTGAACCACAAGAAGTGTCACCAACAAGGAACTTTTAAGtgttctgtgtgttttaaaccattcagcAATCTGGCTGCCTTAAACAGCCACGAGAGAACTCATTCGAAGTTCAAGACACCAGGAGCAACCATGGTGAGCAGCGGCGCTGGTAGCAGCCTCCACGATTCGGAGCGCAGTACTGGCTCGCAGTCGTCTCAGAGCGATGACTCTGCCTCCTGTTTCTGCCACTTGTGTCAGATAGCGCTGCCGAACAAGACAGACTTCCAGGAGCACATCCTGCTGCACAATACAGCCTCACCCTCACTCGGACTGCCACGCAGCTTTCCAGGGATCATGCCTCACAACCTGAGTGCTGTACGGTCCCCAGCATACACCCCGGCCCTGGGGGACCCCTTGCCCCTGCCTCCCCTTCCTGCAGATAAAAGGGGCCCCTATGACCCAATTATGGGCCCCCCAGTCAACAACCCCATTTACACATGTGCATACTGTGGGGCAGGGCACCCAGACCTGGAGACTTTGAAAGTTCACTATCTAACGCATGATCCTCATCCACCCTCCCACAGTCAGGATGGCTCCATACTCAATTCAGACACGCTCAGCTCTGGATCACAAGGCTCGGTGGCATCACCCTCCGGTGGCCGCGTGCCTCAGGCTAATTCTCCAGACGACGAAGAGCGGCGCTTTAAGTGTGAAGAGTGTGGCAAAAGTTATCGGCACGCAGGGAGCCTGGTCAATCACAAACGCTGCCATCAGACCGGCCACTACCAGTGCACCATCTGCTGTAAGCAGTACCCCCACCTGGCAGCACTACATAGCCATCTGCGGAGCC AAGGGCGCCCCGCCAACCAGCCAATCAACAACGACAACAGCGACTGGCTGTCTCCTGAGCCACTCACGCTAGACTCCCAGCAGAGCTACGTCCAAGAGGGCAGCACCACAAACACTCCAATCTCACTGCCAGGAAACCTTGGCGACTCCGCTCACTTTGTGCCAGACGGCAGCCACAGCAGCGGGTTGGATTCCCTAGAGTTCCATGATCGCTTTGACGGCAGCTCGCTGTCCCAGAGCAGCTCTACTCACcgccagacagacagacacgtGTGTGCCGACTGCGGCGAGATGTATGGGG GTTCAGGCATCAAGTCGCACATGTGTCCTCGCCGCggacagcagcagccaccaccaccaccgcagcagcagcaaagcAACATGTCTAACGGCTTCATGGGGAACATGAGCTACCACAGCTCCAGTGGGACATCCATGCCCTCTGGGAGCTCCGGCAGCATTAAAGGAGGCAGCAGCCAGAGACCCTACTCTCAGAGTGGGGGTAAGAGGATGGGCAGCAATGACAAAGAAGACGACGACGACGGAGAAGTGTATCAATGTTCGGTGTGCGGCAATCACTACGCCAGCCTCAGAGCTCTCAGAAGCCACCTACGCAGCCATGCCAATAACCCAATAGGAGCAGGACCATCCAATCTGGATCAGGACTGGAGAATGATCTGCTCCACCTGTGGCCAGAGCTTCTCCAGGAAGCAGGACCTTCTGAATCACCAGTTAATCCATGGCCCCCAGAGGCCGGACAACCAGCAGCAGGGTATCACTGGCAGCTCAGCCAATGGCAGTGACAAGATGGATGGACGTAACCACATATGTGTGGACTGTGGCATGTTTTTTGCCGACCAGCACCACCTGGTCACGCACTTATGCCCTGGTAAGAATCGAGCAATGAATAAACCTGGGCTAAATGGAGGCAAGGGGATGTCTGGAGGTGATGGCGTACCTGGAGGTAGTGGTGATGGCCGCAGATCAATTGTTGATCAAAGTGATAAACCCCACAAATGTGACCAGTGTGGGCGAGGATACAGACACCCCTGCTCGCTCCTCAATCACAAGAAGTCTCATAAGACCGGTGTTTTCCGCTGCCTGGTGTGCCAGAAACGCTACTATAACTTGCTGGCGCTGAAGAACCACCAAAGGACCCACTTTGACCTGAAAAG GCACAAGTGTGAGGAATGTGGCAAAGCCTTCAAGATCCAAAAGCAGCTCATCAACCACCTCCGTCTCCATGAAGAGCACCGTGCCAAAGGTCTCGTCCGCACTGGTCCCAACGGTTCCCGCTTCCAGCAGCCTGGTCCATCTCAGATGCAGACCATGAGAGCAGAGTCTTCAAAGGGACCCATGATGGGGGTCAAGTACAACCACCAAGGCTTTAAGAAGCCCTACTCATCAGCTGGCACTTCTAGGCCCCAGAAGTTTGACCCTGCGGAAAGCGGGCGAAGGCCTTTTGCTTGTGAAGAATGTGGGAAGACGTACCGCCACGCCGGCAGCCTGGCAAATCACAAGAACCTTCATAAAATCGGGGAGTACCACTGCAATGTTTGCAACTCCACGTATCCCAACCGGCTGGCTATGAAGAACCACCTGCGCCTCCACTTTGCCCAGAAGAAGCACAACTGCCAGGAGTGCGGCAAAGGTTTCCGCACCCAGCGGCAGCTTGCCACCCACACTACAGCCGGCTTGTGCAAAGGCCCACAAGGCCCAGGGGCCCAAATGGACTTTGAGTGCGATGGCTGCTGCGAAGGCTTCGCCACAGCTGACGAGCTTTCTGCTCACGACTGCCCGGCTCAGCACCTTCCGTCATCTTCGTCCACCAGCAGCTCGGCCAACATCAGCATGGAGAGAAGCTCAGTGGACATGGACTCGGACGAGCGGCCGTATGCCTGTGACCTGTGCAGCTGCACCTACAAACACGCCAGTTCTCTGCTTAACCACAAGCACACCCACAAGACGGGCAACTTCCGCTGCAACTTCTGTGACAAGCCCTACACCAACTACATGGCCTTGCGCAACCACATGCGCATTCACACACAACGCAAGAAACACATCTGCCACACGTGTGGGAAAGCTTTTCGATTAGCCAGGTTCCTGCGGAACCACCAGAAGGTGCATGAGGAGGGTGCCACCCCATTTGGCTGCCCCAGCTGCGGGAAGAGTTTCCAGGGGAGGTCTGGTCTGGCCCGGCACCGCTGTGGGGACAACCAGGTAGGCATGGAAGTCAGGAGGAAGGCCGCTGCACCCCCAGGAGAGGGAGAAGAGTGTCGGTACAC ATGTGATCAGTGTGGCCGTTCCTACCGCCATGCCAGCTCCCTGCTCAACCACAAGAACACCCACACCGTCGGCATCTACCACTGCGCCGTGTGCCTCAAGACCTACAACAACTTGCTTGCTCTCAAGAACCACCGTCGCATCCACTCGGAGACTCGCCGCCACCGCTGCCACGACTGTGGGAAGGCGTTCCGTGTCTCCTCACAGCTCTATAACCACCGGCGTGTCCACCAGAAGCAGCGGGAGCTGACCTGCCGGTCCTGCCAGCGAGCTTTCCCTACACAGGCCAGTTTTAGACTCCACTTGGAGATCACCCATGGTCAGGTGCCGCAACCCCGCCAGCCCAGACCCCAGCAGCACCGGCCAGGGGGCTCCCAGGAGCTGGGCTGGGGGTCAGGCCTTGACCTCACCCTCATGCAAGAGCAAGGACTCGATCCCGGCAGCTTGGATAAAGCACGCAGCCGAGAGGGCTACGATGAGGTCGCTAAGCCCCACGTCTGCAGCCAGTGTGGCCGCTCGTACCGTCATGCTAGCTCCTTGCTCAACCACAAGAACAGCCACAAAACCGGGACCTTCTTCTGTTCCTCTTGCCAGAAGGAGTTCCCCAACCTCATGTCCCTCAAGAACCACCGGCGCATTCACACCGAGCCCAAGCGCTACCAGTGCCCTGACTGCGGTAAGTCCTTCCGCGTGTCCACACAGCTCATCTGCCATCGCCGGATCCACACCAAGGAGAAGCCATTCTCCTGCCAGCAGTGCGACAAGCGCTTCTCCTCCAAATCCAACTTGCGGCACCACATGAAGGTGCACTGGAGCAGCACCACACCTCCTCTGCCAGCCGTGGCAGCGCCCAATTACCTGGGCATGCCCGGCGGACCTTTCATTTAG